In Hymenobacter gelipurpurascens, one DNA window encodes the following:
- the efp gene encoding elongation factor P: protein MATTADFRNGLVLNYNGELHVITEFQHVKPGKGPAFVRTKLRNIKTGRVLDNTFNAGVKVETARVEQRPHQYLFKDEYGYTFMDNETFEQVVLPEAMVPFADLMKEGQVATILFHAETEQPLTAELPTTVELVVTYTEPGLKGDTATNTLKPAIVETGARIQVPLFIDTDTKIRIKTSDYSYVERVK from the coding sequence ATGGCCACGACCGCAGATTTTCGCAACGGGCTCGTTTTGAACTACAACGGCGAGTTGCACGTCATCACCGAATTTCAGCACGTAAAGCCCGGCAAAGGTCCGGCTTTTGTACGTACTAAACTCCGCAACATTAAAACTGGCCGTGTGCTTGATAACACGTTCAATGCCGGCGTGAAAGTAGAAACCGCCCGCGTAGAGCAGCGCCCCCATCAGTACCTGTTCAAAGACGAGTACGGCTACACGTTCATGGACAATGAAACGTTTGAGCAGGTAGTTCTGCCTGAAGCCATGGTGCCCTTCGCCGACCTGATGAAGGAAGGCCAGGTAGCAACCATCCTGTTCCACGCCGAAACCGAGCAGCCGCTTACCGCCGAGTTGCCCACCACGGTAGAGCTGGTAGTGACCTACACCGAGCCCGGCCTGAAAGGCGACACCGCTACCAACACGCTGAAGCCCGCCATTGTAGAAACCGGAGCCCGCATACAGGTGCCCCTGTTTATTGATACCGATACCAAAATCCGCATCAAGACCAGCGACTACTCCTATGTCGAAAGAGTCAAATAA
- a CDS encoding response regulator — protein MKILLVEDEPKLASFVRKGFENEGYEIEVAYDGRMGHSLAQQQRYELIILDVNLPYINGFELCRQIRLQDPHVPILLLTALDSLDDKVTGFEAGTDDYLVKPFEFKELLLRARVLTRRHTEAARKHPLRIADLELNLDSKTVTRAGQRIDLTTKEYSLLEYLLLNRGKVISRVDIAEKVWELNFDTNTNVIDVYVSYLRKKLDKGYDTKLIHTVVGMGYVLREG, from the coding sequence ATGAAAATACTGTTGGTGGAAGATGAGCCCAAGCTCGCTTCGTTTGTCAGGAAAGGTTTTGAAAACGAAGGATACGAAATTGAAGTGGCCTACGACGGACGCATGGGCCACTCTCTGGCCCAGCAGCAGCGCTACGAGTTGATTATTCTGGACGTGAATCTGCCCTACATCAACGGCTTTGAGCTGTGCCGACAGATCCGGCTGCAGGACCCGCACGTGCCCATTCTGCTGCTCACGGCCCTCGACAGCCTCGATGACAAGGTAACCGGGTTTGAGGCCGGCACCGACGATTACCTCGTGAAGCCCTTCGAGTTCAAGGAGTTGCTGTTGCGGGCGCGGGTGCTTACGCGCCGCCACACCGAGGCGGCGCGTAAGCACCCGCTGCGCATTGCCGATCTGGAGCTGAATCTCGATTCCAAAACCGTGACGCGCGCCGGCCAGCGCATCGACCTCACAACCAAGGAATACTCCTTGTTGGAGTATCTGCTGCTGAACCGGGGCAAGGTCATTTCGCGCGTGGATATTGCCGAGAAAGTCTGGGAGCTCAACTTCGATACCAACACTAACGTGATTGACGTGTACGTGAGCTACCTGCGCAAAAAGCTCGACAAAGGCTACGACACCAAGCTAATACATACGGTGGTAGGCATGGGCTACGTGCTCCGCGAGGGGTAG
- a CDS encoding alpha-amylase, protein MKTPFRQPLVGLLLGGALLTASCSKENLAPSSPAAPVASNNTQNATAVNGVMLQGFYWDVPISNTQGTWWQVLGSKATEFSTAGFTAVWLPPAYKGSGINDVGYGVYDRYDLGEFNQKGTVATRYGTLSQLQSAITALHGKGIQVYEDMVMNHLTSADAQEQFSYNGTNYNVYTSFTYPGRGNTYSSFKWHYYNFNGTQQAPNNGWYQWNAWDFNSYANGDAYDNLLGSEIRYADVNQRTETKNWGNWITTKLGLDGYRLDATKHIQTGFVNEWLDAVKGTSGRFAVSEAWFRNLTDMNNYASATGGRTSLFDVPLHYTFQSMSSGNGAWDMRGLQFAGFTEANGPLSVSFVDNHDTDQTGGALFSPVVNLKMLAYAYILTREKGYPCVFYKDYYNYNLGTQISKLMQIRKANAFGSAYEYTSVDDADYYAYSRAGDATHKGLMMILNDGGSARTKGITSPFKSATLTDKTGNYAGTITTDANGYGNFPVQARSYSVWVPN, encoded by the coding sequence ATGAAAACCCCATTTCGGCAGCCTCTTGTAGGCCTGCTGCTAGGCGGAGCATTGCTCACTGCTTCTTGCTCCAAAGAGAACCTAGCGCCCTCCTCTCCTGCTGCTCCGGTAGCTTCCAACAACACCCAAAATGCTACGGCCGTTAATGGCGTGATGCTGCAAGGGTTTTACTGGGATGTGCCGATCAGCAATACGCAGGGCACTTGGTGGCAGGTGCTGGGCAGCAAAGCCACCGAGTTCAGCACGGCCGGTTTCACGGCTGTTTGGCTGCCACCGGCCTACAAAGGCAGTGGCATCAATGATGTAGGCTACGGCGTATATGACCGCTACGACCTGGGCGAATTCAATCAGAAAGGCACGGTTGCCACCCGCTACGGCACACTGTCCCAGCTACAGTCGGCCATTACGGCACTGCACGGCAAAGGCATTCAGGTGTACGAGGATATGGTAATGAACCATCTGACCTCGGCCGATGCACAGGAGCAATTCAGCTACAACGGCACCAATTACAACGTGTACACCAGCTTCACCTATCCGGGTCGTGGCAACACGTATAGCTCGTTTAAGTGGCACTATTACAACTTCAACGGTACGCAGCAGGCGCCTAATAATGGCTGGTATCAGTGGAATGCCTGGGATTTCAACTCCTACGCCAACGGTGATGCCTACGATAACCTGCTAGGCTCGGAAATCCGATACGCCGACGTAAATCAGCGGACGGAAACCAAGAACTGGGGCAACTGGATTACGACCAAGCTAGGCCTAGACGGCTACCGCCTCGATGCCACCAAACACATTCAGACCGGCTTTGTGAATGAGTGGCTGGATGCGGTGAAAGGCACCAGCGGCCGCTTTGCGGTGAGTGAGGCTTGGTTCCGCAACCTCACAGATATGAATAACTACGCGTCGGCGACGGGCGGCCGCACCAGTCTGTTCGACGTGCCGCTGCACTATACCTTCCAGAGCATGAGCAGCGGCAACGGTGCCTGGGATATGCGCGGGCTGCAATTTGCGGGCTTCACGGAAGCCAACGGGCCACTGTCGGTCTCCTTCGTAGATAACCACGACACCGACCAGACCGGCGGCGCGCTGTTTTCGCCAGTGGTAAACCTCAAAATGCTGGCCTACGCCTACATTCTGACCCGCGAGAAAGGTTACCCCTGCGTCTTCTACAAAGACTATTACAACTACAACCTGGGCACGCAAATCAGCAAGCTGATGCAGATCCGGAAGGCTAATGCTTTCGGCTCGGCCTACGAATACACCAGCGTGGATGATGCCGATTATTACGCCTACTCCCGCGCCGGCGACGCCACCCACAAAGGCTTGATGATGATCTTGAATGACGGCGGATCTGCCCGTACCAAAGGCATCACTTCCCCTTTCAAAAGCGCCACGCTGACCGACAAGACTGGCAACTATGCTGGCACCATCACCACGGATGCCAACGGTTACGGCAACTTCCCGGTACAGGCCCGCAGCTACTCGGTGTGGGTTCCTAACTAG
- a CDS encoding sensor histidine kinase — translation MLIRNKLILRFTLLVVGIQLCFSIFLYYFHATTREQRFLNRLAGKATMTARVIVRRDTLNEQLLRTLHRRDLFTVPGEQISIYGEGQHLLYTSADNLSQKFNSQYLAKIRPGRPVHFKDGLLETIGIYYKHHGHPYWIFSAGHDDFGHQQLEKLGLILLAANIGSLVLIILAGWYFADESLKPIARIVGQVERITASRLNARVDEGNGTDEIAQLARTFNHMLGGVEQAFESQKTFLSNASHELRTPLANVLGTLETSLAYDHDLPEAKHSMSSAVEEIKKLIALTNGLLSLAKVTDPAFQQEPVRLDECLTQAIGTCETKHPGRAIKLQFGLLPPEVEDMFTVRGNAQLLTTALLNIIDNACKYSSAEVQVELGYLSPGVIQVKVTDSGIGMEPHELARIYEPLYRAGNGNSAPGYGLGLPMTRKIVLVHGGDIRLTSAVGQGTTAEVSLPAAS, via the coding sequence ATGCTGATCCGGAACAAGCTGATATTGCGCTTTACGCTACTCGTAGTGGGCATCCAGCTGTGTTTTTCGATCTTCCTGTATTATTTCCATGCTACTACGCGGGAGCAGCGCTTCCTAAACCGCCTGGCCGGAAAGGCTACCATGACGGCCCGCGTAATTGTGCGCCGCGACACCCTGAACGAACAGCTCCTGCGCACCCTACACCGCCGCGACTTATTCACAGTGCCGGGCGAACAGATCAGTATTTACGGGGAGGGCCAGCACCTGCTCTACACCAGCGCCGACAATCTCAGCCAGAAGTTCAACTCCCAGTATCTGGCTAAAATTCGGCCGGGCCGGCCGGTGCATTTTAAAGACGGCTTGCTGGAAACCATCGGGATTTACTACAAGCACCACGGCCACCCCTACTGGATTTTTTCGGCGGGTCACGACGATTTTGGGCATCAGCAATTAGAGAAGTTAGGTCTGATCTTGCTGGCCGCCAATATTGGCTCGTTGGTGCTCATTATCCTGGCCGGCTGGTATTTTGCCGATGAGTCGTTGAAGCCGATTGCCCGCATTGTAGGCCAGGTGGAGCGCATCACGGCCTCGCGCCTGAACGCCCGCGTAGATGAAGGCAATGGCACCGATGAAATTGCCCAACTGGCCCGCACTTTCAACCATATGCTGGGCGGCGTGGAGCAGGCCTTTGAATCGCAGAAAACCTTCCTGAGTAACGCTTCCCACGAGCTTCGGACGCCGCTGGCCAACGTCCTCGGCACGCTGGAAACCTCCCTGGCCTACGACCACGACCTGCCGGAAGCCAAGCACAGCATGAGCTCGGCGGTGGAAGAAATAAAGAAGCTGATTGCCCTCACCAACGGCCTGCTCTCCCTGGCGAAAGTCACGGACCCCGCGTTTCAGCAGGAGCCCGTGCGACTCGATGAATGCCTGACCCAAGCCATCGGCACCTGCGAAACCAAGCACCCGGGCCGCGCCATAAAGTTGCAATTCGGGCTGCTGCCGCCGGAAGTGGAGGATATGTTTACGGTGCGCGGCAACGCCCAACTCCTTACTACCGCCCTCCTGAACATCATTGATAACGCTTGCAAATACTCCTCAGCGGAGGTGCAGGTTGAGTTGGGCTACTTGAGCCCGGGTGTTATTCAGGTTAAAGTGACAGACTCGGGTATTGGCATGGAACCCCACGAGCTGGCCCGGATTTACGAGCCCCTCTACCGGGCCGGCAACGGCAACAGTGCCCCCGGCTATGGCCTAGGCCTGCCCATGACGCGCAAAATTGTGCTTGTGCATGGCGGCGACATTCGCCTGACCTCAGCAGTAGGCCAGGGCACCACGGCCGAAGTGTCGTTGCCCGCGGCCTCCTAG
- a CDS encoding efflux RND transporter periplasmic adaptor subunit, with amino-acid sequence MFPLRSFRYTVLTLLFPPLLGLGLSGCGANSQAENTKPEAPPTLPVAQLVARDTVLSHEYVADIQAVRNVEIRARVEGFLEQIYVDEGKPVRKGQLLFRINDAPYKTQLSQARAVLGSAKAQAQVAKLELSRVQLLTAKNIISKTELDVAQAKYCAAQAQIDEARSAETAAALSLSYTQVRAPFDGVINRIPLKMGSVIEDGTLLTTVSDTRAVYAYFNVSEAEYLEYTRNGQQDSARSTNNARLVLADGSTYNVKGKIETVEGQFQANTGSIAFRARFDNPDKLLRHGASGKVRITNTVSDAVLVPQKAVFEIQDKNYVFLVDNAGKVQQHEFKPKTRLATYYLVASGLKPGQRVVCEGTQDLRNGAQITPRMVTLSSLVSVLP; translated from the coding sequence ATGTTTCCTCTCCGTTCCTTTCGCTACACGGTTCTTACCTTACTTTTTCCGCCGCTGCTAGGCTTGGGCCTGAGCGGCTGCGGCGCCAACTCGCAAGCGGAAAACACCAAGCCCGAAGCACCTCCCACGCTGCCCGTGGCGCAACTCGTAGCCCGCGACACAGTACTGAGTCACGAGTACGTAGCCGATATTCAGGCCGTGCGCAACGTAGAAATCAGGGCGCGGGTAGAAGGTTTTCTGGAGCAGATTTACGTGGATGAGGGTAAGCCTGTCCGCAAAGGGCAACTGCTGTTCCGCATCAACGATGCGCCCTACAAAACCCAGCTCAGCCAGGCCCGTGCCGTGCTCGGCAGCGCCAAAGCCCAAGCCCAGGTAGCCAAGCTGGAGCTAAGCCGCGTGCAGTTGCTGACCGCCAAAAACATCATTTCCAAGACGGAACTCGACGTAGCACAGGCCAAATACTGCGCCGCCCAGGCCCAGATCGACGAGGCCCGCTCCGCCGAAACTGCCGCCGCGCTTAGCCTCTCCTACACGCAAGTGCGCGCTCCGTTTGATGGGGTTATTAACCGCATTCCGCTCAAAATGGGCAGCGTAATTGAAGATGGCACCCTGCTCACAACGGTGTCGGATACGCGGGCCGTATATGCCTACTTCAACGTTTCGGAGGCCGAGTATTTAGAATATACCCGCAACGGTCAGCAAGACTCGGCCCGCAGCACCAACAACGCCCGCCTGGTGCTGGCCGATGGCTCTACCTACAATGTGAAGGGCAAAATTGAAACCGTAGAAGGTCAGTTTCAGGCCAATACCGGCTCCATTGCCTTCCGGGCTCGTTTTGACAACCCCGACAAACTCCTACGCCACGGTGCTAGCGGCAAGGTACGCATCACCAATACCGTATCTGATGCAGTACTGGTGCCTCAGAAAGCGGTGTTCGAGATTCAGGACAAAAACTATGTTTTCCTGGTGGATAACGCCGGCAAGGTGCAGCAGCACGAGTTCAAGCCCAAAACACGGCTAGCCACCTATTACCTGGTGGCCTCGGGCCTGAAACCGGGGCAGCGCGTGGTGTGCGAAGGCACCCAAGATTTGCGCAACGGCGCCCAAATCACCCCCCGGATGGTCACGCTCAGCAGCCTCGTATCGGTGCTGCCGTAG
- a CDS encoding glycosyltransferase family 4 protein, with protein MHTGKEGQQISNTSSPSGQGGEKANSKQRLAILCLSDSLGGLEINTIKFSGWMRERGWDITLLIPPASPLAEWAACEQLAYETISTRRKSVALPAAQQVAQYLRKHGISRLLVTQNKDLGFVVLLKLLLGNELHVVYQQHMQIGIPKRDWFHTWRFSLIEAWLSPLPGLARQVTEMTRFNPARVHVVPLGIDLARFLEPGLTQQEAREQLQLPQHPLLLGVLGRFDDGKGQDFVIDVLHQLRTQHQQPVELVLMGELTRNEGDEYWQHLQAQITRLGLREQVHILPFSPKTEVFYRAIDVFVLASVSETYGMVTIEAMAAGLPVVASATGGTLEIVQDGQTGLLYPLRNVAACVHQVLQCLTQPALREALGQSASQRAQAEYSYVRQCELTEQILLKLA; from the coding sequence ATGCACACAGGAAAAGAAGGTCAGCAGATTTCGAACACTTCCTCACCGTCCGGACAAGGCGGGGAAAAAGCTAACAGCAAGCAACGGCTGGCCATTCTCTGCCTTTCCGATAGCTTAGGGGGGCTGGAAATCAATACCATCAAGTTCTCAGGCTGGATGCGGGAGCGGGGCTGGGACATTACGCTGCTGATTCCGCCCGCCTCGCCGCTTGCCGAGTGGGCCGCCTGCGAACAACTGGCCTACGAAACGATAAGCACCCGCCGCAAATCTGTGGCACTGCCCGCCGCCCAGCAAGTAGCGCAGTACCTGCGCAAGCATGGCATCAGCCGGCTGCTGGTTACGCAGAACAAAGACCTGGGCTTCGTAGTGTTGCTCAAGCTGTTGTTGGGCAATGAGTTGCACGTAGTCTATCAGCAGCACATGCAGATCGGGATTCCGAAACGCGACTGGTTTCACACCTGGCGTTTCAGTCTGATTGAAGCGTGGCTTTCGCCACTACCTGGCCTAGCGCGGCAAGTAACTGAGATGACGCGCTTCAACCCAGCCCGGGTGCATGTAGTGCCGCTGGGAATAGACTTAGCACGTTTCCTGGAGCCGGGCCTGACTCAGCAGGAGGCGCGCGAGCAACTCCAGCTACCGCAGCACCCCTTGCTGCTGGGCGTGCTAGGCCGGTTTGATGATGGCAAAGGCCAGGACTTTGTCATTGACGTGCTGCATCAGCTCCGCACCCAACACCAGCAACCCGTAGAGCTGGTCCTCATGGGCGAGCTGACCCGCAACGAAGGCGACGAATACTGGCAGCACCTGCAGGCGCAAATCACGCGACTAGGGCTGCGGGAGCAGGTGCATATCCTCCCGTTTAGCCCTAAAACGGAAGTATTCTACCGCGCCATTGATGTGTTTGTGCTGGCCTCCGTGAGCGAAACCTACGGCATGGTAACAATTGAGGCCATGGCCGCGGGCCTGCCGGTGGTAGCCAGCGCCACCGGCGGCACCCTGGAAATTGTGCAGGATGGCCAGACTGGCCTACTGTACCCCTTGCGCAATGTAGCGGCGTGCGTACACCAGGTGCTGCAGTGCCTGACGCAACCCGCGCTGCGGGAGGCGCTAGGCCAGTCGGCGAGCCAGCGGGCCCAGGCGGAGTACTCGTACGTGCGGCAGTGCGAGCTCACTGAGCAGATTCTGCTGAAGCTGGCCTAA
- a CDS encoding DUF3109 family protein: MIIIQNTVISDDVRDNFFVCNLEACKGACCVEGDLGAPLEANELQILEQEYAAIKPFLTEAGQQAIEQQGLYIKDWEGDYSTTTINDRECAYALYDERGILKCGIEQAYLAGATSFKKPISCHLYPIRITKYEDFDALNYDRWNICNPACSFGANLGVRIYQFLKEPLVRKYGEEWYGELVHEIEHGTPEK, translated from the coding sequence ATGATCATCATACAAAATACCGTCATCTCGGATGACGTGCGGGATAATTTCTTCGTGTGCAATCTGGAAGCCTGCAAAGGTGCCTGCTGCGTAGAAGGCGACCTGGGTGCCCCCCTGGAAGCCAATGAGCTGCAGATTCTGGAACAGGAATACGCGGCCATCAAGCCCTTTCTGACGGAAGCCGGGCAGCAGGCCATTGAGCAGCAAGGTCTCTACATCAAAGACTGGGAAGGCGACTACAGCACCACTACCATCAACGACCGGGAGTGCGCCTACGCGCTCTACGATGAGCGCGGTATTCTGAAGTGCGGCATCGAGCAGGCTTATCTGGCCGGTGCCACCAGCTTCAAGAAGCCCATCAGCTGCCACCTATATCCCATCCGCATCACGAAGTACGAGGACTTCGATGCCCTCAACTACGACCGTTGGAATATCTGCAACCCGGCCTGTTCATTCGGCGCGAACTTGGGTGTACGCATCTATCAGTTCCTGAAAGAACCACTCGTGCGCAAATACGGCGAGGAGTGGTACGGCGAACTGGTGCACGAGATTGAGCACGGCACACCCGAGAAATAG
- a CDS encoding DUF2254 domain-containing protein has protein sequence MLFNPQQYWQKLRESLWFVPCLIVLGACGVAYGVIEFDARTSFDGDKQFPLLFGAGAEGSRGMLTAIAGSMLTVAALVFSLTLSSISQVSSQYSPRVLRNFMSDRGNQVVMGYFVGVFTYCLIVLGTIRGTDEQRFVPSTAVLLGLVFALGGVVALIYFIHHIAESLQTGTILQRISEETLQAMNRMFPKELGEPAELPESEALLSAFSENAATWRPVRTSQAGYVQRIDGPALLEWATQHNALLRIEQAIGAFVGEQTLLFQVQPDSAAASPLSAKALEELPSHLVIGRHRNTEQDVAFGIQQLVDIALRSLSPGINDTTTAIMAIDYLGLTSQRLASRTFPSRLRSDGEQPRVLTTALDFPGYLRLLFDLVRLNAKGNHTVFRRLLRALALTAEAAHTKERKSAVHTQATLLLSYAEQTLATEDEKRSVRALHAELLHFWEVPLSNRLQYQAEA, from the coding sequence ATGCTTTTTAACCCTCAACAATACTGGCAGAAATTGCGGGAATCCTTGTGGTTCGTGCCGTGTCTGATAGTGTTGGGGGCCTGCGGAGTGGCCTACGGCGTGATTGAGTTTGATGCGCGCACCTCCTTCGATGGCGACAAGCAGTTTCCCTTGCTGTTTGGTGCAGGGGCCGAGGGCTCGCGGGGCATGCTCACGGCCATTGCGGGCTCTATGCTCACGGTAGCGGCGCTGGTATTTTCCCTTACCCTTTCTTCCATCTCGCAGGTAAGCAGCCAGTACTCGCCACGGGTGCTGCGCAACTTCATGAGCGACCGGGGCAACCAGGTGGTGATGGGGTATTTCGTGGGCGTATTTACGTATTGCCTGATTGTGCTGGGCACCATTCGGGGCACTGATGAGCAGCGCTTTGTGCCCTCTACGGCGGTGCTGCTAGGCCTGGTTTTCGCGCTGGGCGGCGTGGTGGCTCTCATCTATTTCATCCACCACATTGCCGAATCGTTGCAAACGGGCACTATTCTGCAGCGCATCAGTGAAGAAACCTTGCAGGCCATGAACAGGATGTTCCCCAAGGAACTGGGCGAGCCTGCTGAGCTGCCCGAATCAGAAGCGCTTCTGTCTGCTTTTTCTGAAAACGCTGCTACCTGGCGGCCTGTGCGCACTTCGCAGGCCGGATATGTGCAGCGGATAGATGGGCCGGCACTTCTGGAGTGGGCCACTCAGCACAACGCGTTGCTGCGCATAGAGCAAGCCATTGGAGCGTTTGTAGGGGAGCAAACCCTGCTGTTCCAGGTGCAGCCCGATTCGGCAGCGGCAAGCCCACTTTCTGCAAAGGCCTTGGAGGAGCTACCCAGCCACCTGGTTATCGGGCGGCATCGTAATACCGAACAGGATGTGGCCTTTGGTATTCAGCAGCTCGTTGATATTGCCCTCCGGTCGCTTTCGCCCGGCATCAACGACACGACTACTGCCATCATGGCCATTGATTACCTGGGGCTGACCAGCCAGCGGTTGGCCAGCCGGACCTTCCCCTCCCGCCTGCGTTCCGACGGAGAGCAGCCCCGAGTGCTGACTACGGCCCTGGATTTTCCCGGCTACCTAAGGCTCCTATTCGATCTGGTGCGCCTGAACGCCAAAGGCAACCACACCGTGTTCCGGCGGCTTCTTCGGGCCCTGGCCCTAACAGCTGAAGCCGCGCATACCAAGGAGCGAAAATCGGCCGTGCACACCCAGGCCACCCTCCTGCTTAGCTACGCCGAACAAACCCTGGCCACGGAAGACGAAAAGCGCTCCGTGCGCGCGCTTCACGCAGAGCTGCTGCACTTCTGGGAGGTTCCGCTGAGCAACCGGCTTCAGTACCAGGCAGAGGCCTAG
- the accC gene encoding acetyl-CoA carboxylase biotin carboxylase subunit, which produces MFKKILIANRGEIALRIIRTCKEMGIKTVAVYSTADKESLHVRFADEAVCIGPPPSAQSYLSIPTLIAAAEITNADAIHPGYGFLSENAEFSRVCQENGIKFIGATPEMINQMGDKASAKATMIAAGVPCIPGSVGLLDSVEQGKKVAAKIKYPVILKATAGGGGRGMRIINSEDEFEKAWNDARTEAKAAFGNDGVYLEKFVEEPRHIEIQVCGDQYGRVCHLSERDCSIQRRHQKLVEEAPSPFMTEELREKMGAAAIAGASAINYEGVGTIEFLVDKNRDFYFMEMNTRIQVEHPVTEEIINYDLIKEQIKVAAGIPISGDNYFPRMHAMECRINAEDPTKDFRPSPGKITVLHIPGGHGVRVDTHVYAGYQIPSNYDSMIAKLITVAQTREECIVKMKRALSEFVVEGVKTTIPFHLKLMDNEKFKAGDFTTKFLETSFDFSEL; this is translated from the coding sequence GTGTTCAAGAAAATACTGATTGCTAACCGGGGCGAAATTGCATTGCGCATTATTCGTACCTGCAAGGAAATGGGCATCAAAACGGTGGCCGTTTATTCTACCGCCGATAAGGAAAGCCTGCACGTCCGCTTTGCGGATGAGGCAGTTTGCATTGGCCCGCCTCCCTCGGCCCAGAGCTACCTGAGCATCCCGACGCTAATTGCAGCGGCCGAAATCACCAACGCCGATGCCATCCACCCTGGCTACGGCTTCCTCTCGGAAAACGCAGAGTTCTCGCGTGTTTGTCAGGAAAACGGCATCAAGTTCATCGGGGCTACGCCCGAGATGATTAATCAGATGGGCGACAAGGCTTCGGCCAAAGCCACGATGATTGCGGCCGGCGTACCGTGCATTCCCGGCTCCGTAGGCCTGCTCGACTCGGTGGAGCAAGGCAAAAAGGTAGCCGCTAAAATCAAGTATCCGGTTATCCTGAAGGCTACGGCTGGCGGCGGTGGCCGCGGTATGCGCATCATCAACTCCGAAGACGAGTTTGAGAAAGCCTGGAACGACGCCCGCACCGAAGCCAAAGCCGCTTTCGGCAATGACGGCGTGTACTTGGAGAAGTTCGTAGAGGAACCGCGCCACATCGAGATTCAGGTGTGCGGCGATCAGTACGGCCGCGTGTGCCACCTTTCGGAGCGCGACTGCTCTATCCAGCGTCGCCACCAAAAGCTGGTGGAAGAAGCCCCTTCGCCTTTCATGACGGAAGAGCTGCGCGAAAAAATGGGCGCGGCAGCTATTGCTGGTGCCTCGGCTATCAACTACGAAGGCGTAGGTACCATTGAGTTCCTGGTGGATAAGAACCGGGATTTCTATTTCATGGAGATGAACACCCGTATTCAGGTGGAGCACCCCGTGACGGAGGAAATCATCAACTACGACCTCATCAAGGAACAGATCAAGGTAGCGGCTGGCATCCCGATTTCGGGCGACAACTACTTCCCCCGAATGCACGCCATGGAGTGCCGCATCAACGCCGAGGACCCCACGAAGGACTTCCGTCCTTCGCCCGGCAAAATCACGGTGCTGCACATTCCGGGCGGCCACGGCGTGCGCGTTGATACGCACGTGTATGCTGGCTACCAGATTCCTTCGAACTACGACTCGATGATTGCCAAGCTCATCACGGTAGCGCAAACCCGCGAGGAGTGCATCGTGAAGATGAAGCGTGCCCTTTCGGAGTTTGTGGTAGAAGGCGTGAAGACCACCATTCCCTTCCACCTGAAGCTCATGGACAACGAGAAATTCAAGGCCGGTGACTTCACCACCAAGTTCCTGGAAACCTCCTTCGATTTTTCGGAGCTTTAG
- the accB gene encoding acetyl-CoA carboxylase biotin carboxyl carrier protein, with protein MKAKELQELIDFIAKSGLNKVNIETEEFKISVQRDPSYKPVVSMSAPAAAAPAATPAAAPAPSAPTAAAPAPAAEAASNGNQVPLKSPMIGTFYRSSGPDSPAFVQVGDLVEKGQVICIIEAMKLFNEIEAEQSGRIVKAMVENASPVEYDQPLFLIEPM; from the coding sequence ATGAAAGCCAAAGAACTACAGGAACTGATCGACTTCATTGCCAAGTCAGGTCTGAACAAAGTAAACATCGAGACTGAAGAGTTTAAGATCTCGGTTCAGCGCGACCCCAGCTACAAGCCCGTGGTAAGCATGTCGGCTCCAGCGGCAGCGGCTCCGGCCGCTACTCCTGCAGCCGCACCGGCCCCATCGGCTCCAACAGCGGCTGCACCCGCACCGGCTGCTGAAGCAGCCAGCAACGGCAACCAAGTTCCGCTGAAGTCGCCGATGATTGGCACCTTCTACCGCAGCAGCGGCCCAGACAGCCCCGCGTTCGTGCAGGTTGGTGACCTAGTAGAAAAGGGTCAGGTGATTTGCATCATCGAAGCCATGAAGCTGTTTAATGAGATTGAGGCTGAGCAATCGGGCCGCATTGTGAAGGCCATGGTTGAAAACGCCTCGCCGGTGGAGTACGACCAGCCGCTGTTCCTCATTGAGCCGATGTAA